The following coding sequences lie in one Ostrea edulis chromosome 8, xbOstEdul1.1, whole genome shotgun sequence genomic window:
- the LOC125662981 gene encoding LOW QUALITY PROTEIN: DNA-directed RNA polymerase II subunit RPB1-like (The sequence of the model RefSeq protein was modified relative to this genomic sequence to represent the inferred CDS: inserted 2 bases in 1 codon): protein MVNALLYLTSILSYNLYFISGASRPHKIFNSPKEDREEIESPPLKRKLCHAEDSFILNKRRIKLQKLRVTEGEDAVLTNLRKENPLKYEKLEERIRGDGTPGYVETSVGFKTAVTIIGNPSQSPENNTTTMAIPVHSFQPSECSTSGVKTAASTIEYHPQSPECSMSQGFKTTAIIPSYLPQSPEYXVSQGFTTAATTTNYPPLQSPKNNTSQEFKTTATIPTYSPQSPEYSVSQGFTTAATTKYPPPQSPECSTSQGFNVDFLQRLASGTFPLQRELNALSELVDSMRVDLLQTSMLINYAKDFLKNYEFN, encoded by the exons ATGGTCAATGCATTATTATATCTCACTTCAATATtatcatataatttatatttcatttcggGCGCTTCGCGCCCTCATAAAATCTTCAATTCTCCCAAAGAAGACCGGGAAGAAATTGAATCCCCGCCTCTTAAAAGAAAACTTTGTCATGCAGAGGActctttcattttaaacaagag GAGAATAAAGCTACAGAAACTAAGGGTAACGGAAGGTGAAGATGCCGTATTGACCAATCTAAG aAAAGAGAATCCATTGAAGTATGAGAAATTAGAAGAGAGAATACGGGGGGATGGAACCCCTGGATATGTAGAAACTTCAGTAGGATTTAAGACCGCCGTGACAATCATTGGAAACCCCTCTCAGTCGCCAGAAAATAACACGACCACCATGGCAATTCCTGTGCATTCGTTTCAACCGTCAGAATGCAGCACATCTGGGGTTAAGACCGCTGCGTCAACTATCGAATACCACCCTCAGTCACCGGAATGTAGTATGTCTCAAGGATTTAAGACCACCGCAATAATCCCTTCGTACTTGCCACAGTCGCCAGAATA AGTGTCTCAAGGATTTACGACCGCCGCGACAACTACTAACTACCCCCCTCTTCAGTCGCCAAAAAATAACACATCTCAGGAATTTAAGACCACCGCAACAATTCCTACGTACTCGCCGCAGTCGCCAGAATACAGTGTGTCTCAAGGATTTACGACCGCCGCGACTACTAAGTACCCCCCTCCTCAGTCGCCAGAATGCAGTACGTCTCAAGGATTTAATGTGGATTTTTTACAACGTTTAGCTAGTGGTACCTTTCCTCTTCAAAGGGAATTAAATGCCCTTAGTGAGTTGGTTGACTCTATGAGAGTTGACTTATTACAAACATCCATGCTTATCAATTATgctaaagattttttaaagaattatgaATTTAATTGA